From the genome of Pleuronectes platessa chromosome 12, fPlePla1.1, whole genome shotgun sequence:
AGCAGAATCTATGATAGATATCACATTAATAGAAACTGCAGTAGAATCACCAGTAGAGGTCAGTCTTCCACCAGTAGACACCAGAGCTTCTGTTGCAGGATCAGTGGAGACGATGGCAGCGGTTGAAAGAGAACCAGCTACAAGTGTGGATCAGGAAGTCACCAGCGTCTCCTTCACCTCAACAGTAGAACCTCCATTAGAACCAACAGTAGACCCTTCAGGAGACGCCACTCCTCCCCCGGTGGTAACACTAGAAACTACAATAGCAACAGTAGAGCCTTCATTAGAAAGTGCAGTAGAACCATCAGTAGAGTCCATGACCTCTGCTCTAGAGAGTGAAGCTGCTGATGCTGAACGTACTGCCTCCATCCAGAATGCACAGGAACCTGCAGTTTACCCTTCAGAAACCAGAGTGGAATCTAGAGTAGAGTCATCCTCAGGAAACGTCACTGTCAATGAGGAGAAGAGCGAATCTGAACAAATGACCTTAGAGTCTGTAACTTTACATTCAGTGAATTCCTCGGTGGATTCTCTGAAAACAGACGAGCTCCTCGAAACAAAGTTTACTCTCgatgaggaagtggagaaacgACTGCAGGAGCTGTTGGTCGGTGCCGAACACGAAGCTGCGGTCAAAGCCGAGAACACGGGTGAAGATGAGGGTGAAGTTGTGTCTAAAGTTCTTTCTCAGTggagctctctctctgccgACCTTCAGGAGCTGGAGGGAGAAACCACCTCGTTGATGACAGAGCTCGTCTGTCGAGTTCCTGCAGCGCCTCCGGGAACCGATGAGCCGGTAGAAACGAGTTCAGCCTCCGATCAAACTGCGGGAGCTAATGTCGAATGtgggcaggtggaggaggaaggagaagccaTGACACTTGAATCCATAACTTTATCTGAGGTGGAGGCTGAAGTGGAAATTTTCGAAACTGAAGCTCTGCAAGAAACAAGTGATGCGCTGGAGAAAGAAGCTGATGCTCTGgtaaaggaggagaagatggaagtGAAGATGGCGACAGGGGAGGATCTTTACAGTGACACAGCAGAGGCTGAAATCTTAACGCTGGATTCCATCTCTGAAGCAGCCGATGCGATAGAAGCTGAGATTCCTTTAATGATGGAGGCCATGTTTGGCTCTGAGCAGGGACTGAGGCAGACTGAGTCTCTGCTTCCGAAGCTTGAGCTGCAGAATGAAATGATTGATCAGGAAGCAGGAAAAgagtctgcacagcaggagggaAGAGTCCTGGCAGCCATGTCTGTAGAGTCTGTGACGTTGGTGGAAGTTGAGGCGTCTCTGGAAACTCTGGAGAACGAGACTCTGAGAGAAACCACGACGTATCTGGAGAATGAAGCCGAAGTTCTCGCTGGAGAGACGAGGGcggaggtggaggaaggagcGAGGTCTGAGGAGGTCCCTCAGTGTCTGGACGTCGAGTCTCTGGTTGAAGATCTGCAGACTGATGctctgatggaggagctgctgtttaCGGTTCCAGGCCAAATCGCAGGCGTGACAGAAGCTCAGGTCCATCAGGAGGTTGTAGGAGCAAATATGTTAGATGGTAAGTTTAACTATTAGGAGACGTAAAGATGATATGATAGAAGATAGAAGTCCAAGTTAGTTTGCATCAAATACTGAGTTTAaatctgaacacacagacatgacacaCAGTTTTTAACTTTAATGTTTCCATGTATGTGGTTCAGAGTTGGATCCAGTCCAGAGACTTTTCCTGGAGAAGatcagagaatacaacaacctGCGCAGGTAGACTCACAAAGAAGTTTCCTatcatattgttttattatattaaaaggCCTTGAGTGATTTGATCAGATCTGTctaggagagagaaaaatgtaGGATGTAGATGTCCTGCTTATTTAAAAGTTAATAAGCAATTGTACCACATTGTTAATACAGTACATGAACAGCTATGAATCCTGATGTCTCCTCTCAGGTCGAGTGGAGGACCAGTGGAGGATGAGTCTGATTATGAGCGTCACCTGTCAGAGGAGACAGCAAAGCTCCAGAGACtttatggaggaggagacctgaGCAGCTTCCCTCAGTTCACCTTCACCGGTGAGAGACACATGGAGGGAGAGAGTCAGTCCCTGTAGTGCTTTGTGaaatattgttgtgtttttaccttcagggccaccgtagtgtCAGGTCCCAGAAGGAAATGTCCCTTTCACTGCACAACATATACAGCATCAAACTAAAATAGGATAAATTAATGttcttattgtgttgttttctttctagaGCCCGAATTGGACCAGGACCCAAAATGATTCCTGAATTtctgcctcctgctcttcatcctcctctgcctctgtggaGGAACTGAGGAAATGGGAGAAGAGGAATTATTTGTTGTGGTGATCTGCTGGTTAAACAAAAGG
Proteins encoded in this window:
- the LOC128453931 gene encoding uncharacterized protein LOC128453931 isoform X1 gives rise to the protein MAAAFFRRRSCLNYLHRELCRVVWRPQAALYCSKPPDRKLPRITHISKKDNQKAKPQPAVDVAKLLEELFSQKRPGTAPPGGGKATKASTISSTYVSTSDVPHSSKTNPAVTVSRAASTATSSLNPAPLSPQPTPASSTQSPGLIQDFTADAVSTTSSSPTSGSTAASAENQTSAQTLETKVETAAETDNVEKSSVSAVETATEPSTESSRPLVEALEPQAPVVDGPVEPLIDVTLDTAPEIQTISKDSGEEGTLYTTTVETAEESSVKTGIDPVEAVEAPVELLIDVTVDASAPDSGQVGILYTVEPSVDTAIETSTSIAPQETSERVAPVEGSAESMIDITLIETAVESPVEVSLPPVDTRASVAGSVETMAAVEREPATSVDQEVTSVSFTSTVEPPLEPTVDPSGDATPPPVVTLETTIATVEPSLESAVEPSVESMTSALESEAADAERTASIQNAQEPAVYPSETRVESRVESSSGNVTVNEEKSESEQMTLESVTLHSVNSSVDSLKTDELLETKFTLDEEVEKRLQELLVGAEHEAAVKAENTGEDEGEVVSKVLSQWSSLSADLQELEGETTSLMTELVCRVPAAPPGTDEPVETSSASDQTAGANVECGQVEEEGEAMTLESITLSEVEAEVEIFETEALQETSDALEKEADALVKEEKMEVKMATGEDLYSDTAEAEILTLDSISEAADAIEAEIPLMMEAMFGSEQGLRQTESLLPKLELQNEMIDQEAGKESAQQEGRVLAAMSVESVTLVEVEASLETLENETLRETTTYLENEAEVLAGETRAEVEEGARSEEVPQCLDVESLVEDLQTDALMEELLFTVPGQIAGVTEAQVHQEVVGANMLDELDPVQRLFLEKIREYNNLRRSSGGPVEDESDYERHLSEETAKLQRLYGGGDLSSFPQFTFTEPELDQDPK
- the LOC128453931 gene encoding uncharacterized protein LOC128453931 isoform X2, with translation MAAAFFRRRSCLNYLHRELCRVVWRPQAALYCSKPPDRKLPRITHIKKAKPQPAVDVAKLLEELFSQKRPGTAPPGGGKATKASTISSTYVSTSDVPHSSKTNPAVTVSRAASTATSSLNPAPLSPQPTPASSTQSPGLIQDFTADAVSTTSSSPTSGSTAASAENQTSAQTLETKVETAAETDNVEKSSVSAVETATEPSTESSRPLVEALEPQAPVVDGPVEPLIDVTLDTAPEIQTISKDSGEEGTLYTTTVETAEESSVKTGIDPVEAVEAPVELLIDVTVDASAPDSGQVGILYTVEPSVDTAIETSTSIAPQETSERVAPVEGSAESMIDITLIETAVESPVEVSLPPVDTRASVAGSVETMAAVEREPATSVDQEVTSVSFTSTVEPPLEPTVDPSGDATPPPVVTLETTIATVEPSLESAVEPSVESMTSALESEAADAERTASIQNAQEPAVYPSETRVESRVESSSGNVTVNEEKSESEQMTLESVTLHSVNSSVDSLKTDELLETKFTLDEEVEKRLQELLVGAEHEAAVKAENTGEDEGEVVSKVLSQWSSLSADLQELEGETTSLMTELVCRVPAAPPGTDEPVETSSASDQTAGANVECGQVEEEGEAMTLESITLSEVEAEVEIFETEALQETSDALEKEADALVKEEKMEVKMATGEDLYSDTAEAEILTLDSISEAADAIEAEIPLMMEAMFGSEQGLRQTESLLPKLELQNEMIDQEAGKESAQQEGRVLAAMSVESVTLVEVEASLETLENETLRETTTYLENEAEVLAGETRAEVEEGARSEEVPQCLDVESLVEDLQTDALMEELLFTVPGQIAGVTEAQVHQEVVGANMLDELDPVQRLFLEKIREYNNLRRSSGGPVEDESDYERHLSEETAKLQRLYGGGDLSSFPQFTFTEPELDQDPK